The nucleotide sequence TCGGCGAGCGGGTCGTGTCCCGTCCGGCGCAGGTCCGCGACGCGTTCGACCTCGCCGAGGCGCTCCTCGAGCCCGCCTCCGTCCGAGAGGCGCTGAGCCGGCTCGACCGCGTCGGCCTGCTCCTCGTGCAGGCGGCTCGCGAGCCCGGAGACGCCGCCGCCCTGCTCGAGCGCGCGGCTCCTGCGTTCTCGGTCGGCGCCGAGCAGGCGACTGCAGCCCTCGAGCGCGCCGCCGAGCGACTCGTCTTGCGTCTCGATCCCGCGACCGGCGAGGCGTCGACCTTCGACGCGGTCGGTGCCGTGCTCGACGACGATCCCGCCCTCTCGCTCGCCACCCTTGCCGGCGTCCTCCCGCCGGCGGTCCTCGAAGCCGTCGCCCCGATCGGCCACGGGTCGCAGGAGCAGCGGGGCACCGAGCGCCTCTACGCTCTCGTCGTCGAGATGGCCGAGATCGTCCGCGCCCTCGAGGCGTCGCCGGCGCGCGAGCTCGCCAAGGGCGGCCTCGCCCTGCCGGAGAGCCGTCGTCTGGCGGAAGCCGCCCGGATCGACGTCGACGACGTGATGGTGCTGCTCGGCGCTGCGCAGAACGCCGGCCTGGCCCGTCAGGGGCGCGACGGCTGGGAGCCCGGGCCCTCGGCGGACGACTGGCTGGCGCTCTCCTGGGCGGATCGCTGGTCGTCGATCGTCGACGCGTGGCTCGCGAGCGTCAGACCCGAGGTCCGGACCGTGCTCGACGAGCGCGCCGAGACGTCCTGGCGCGAGCCGCTCCGCGCGTTCACGGACTGGTTCTTCCCGGCCGGCTCCGCCTGGGTGCCCGAGCGTCTGGCCGTCTTCGCGCACACCGCCGACCTCTTCGGCCTCACGGTCGAGGGGCGGCCGACGGGCGTGGCCGCCGCACTACTGCGGGGCGGTCGCGAAGCCGCGCGCGACCTGGTGGCCGAGCTGATGCCGTCGCCGATCACGACGGTCTACCTGCAGCACGATCTGACGGCTGTCGCGCCGGGGCCGCTGGCTCCTGCGCTCGATGCCCGGCTGCGGTCGATCGCCGACGTCGAGAGCGCCGGTCTCGCCGCCACGTACCGCATCAGCGAGGCGAAGCTGCAGAGCGCCCTGATCGAGGGTGAAACCGCCGAGAGTCTGCGCGACTTCCTCACCGGGCTGTCGTCGACGGGCATCCCCCAGCCCGTCGACTATCTGCTGCGCGAGACCGCTCAGCGTCACGGGCGCTACCGGGTCGCGCCGTTCGCCCCCGGCTCGAGCCCGCGCACGGGCGACGACGAGGCGGTGCGCTTCGGCGCGGTCAGCCGCCTGCGAGCCGACGACCCGGCGTACCTCGACATGGTGGAGGTCGACCAGTCGCTCGGGCCGCTGGGCCTGCGCCGACTCGGCCCGACGACGATGGTGAGCCGCTTCGACCCCGAGACCGTCTACTGGGCGCTCAGCGAGGCCCGGTACCCGATCGTCGTCGAGGGTGCGGACGGCTCGCCGCTGCGGCCGCCGGCCCGCCGGGTTCCGCGTCGTTCCGCCCAGCCCTCCACCGCGCCGGATGCACGTGCCGACATGCTCGACCGGGTCGCCGAGGCCTCGGGCGCAGGATCCGACGACACCGACCGTGCCTGGATCGCGCGTCAGCTCGACGCCGCCGTCAAGGCCCGGCTGACCGTCGTCGTGACGGTCGCGATGCCCGACGGAACGACGACCGAGCTCCAGATGGAGCCGACGGGCGTCGGCGGAGGCCGTGTGCGCGGCCGCGACCGGAAGTCCGACATCGAGCGCACCCTGCCCCTGTCGAGCATCGTCGCCGTCGAGACGCCGCCGCGCTAGCCCGGCGCCCAGCCCCGCCGCCTAGAGTGGGCAGGATGAACGGACCCCTGATCGTGCAGAGCGACCGCACGGTGCTCCTCGAGGTCGCGCACCCCGACGCCGAAGACGCTCGCCACGATCTGTCCGTGTTCGCCGAGCTCGAGCGCGCCCCCGAGCACGTCCACACGTACCGCATCACGCGCCTCGGCCTCTGGAACGCCCGTGCCGCCGGCCACTCGGCCGACGACATGCTGGCCACGCTCGAGAAGTACTCGAAGTTCCCGGTGCCGCAGAGCGTGAGCGTCGACATCGCCGAGACGGTCGGGCGCTACGGGCGCATCTCGATCGAGCGCGACGGCGATCAGCTGCTCCTGCGCGGTGCCGACTCGGCCGTGCTGCGCGAGGTGACGCGCGCGAAGAAGGTGGGCGAGCTCCTCGGCGTGAAGCTCCGCGACGACCTGTGGGAGCTCCAGCCGTGGGCCCGCGGCGAGGTCAAGCAGCAGCTCATCAAGCTGGGCTGGCCCGCCGAGGACCACGCCGGCTACACGCCGGGCACCCCGCACGAGATCGACCTCGACACCGCCGAGTGGCACCTCCGCGACTACCAGCGGAAGGCTGTCGACAACTTCTTCGAGGGCGGGTCCGGTGTCGTCGTGCTCCCCTGCGGGGCGGGGAAGACCCTCGTCGGGGCCGGGGCGATGGCCCAGGCCAAGACGAACACCCTGATCCTGGTCACCAACACGGTGAGCGCCCGCCAGTGGCGCGACGAGCTGCTGCGGCGGACGACGCTGACCGAGGACGAGATCGGCGAGTACTCCGGCCAGGTCAAGGAGATCAAGCCGGTCACCATCGCCACGTACCAGATCCTCACGGCACGCCGGGCCG is from Frondihabitans australicus and encodes:
- a CDS encoding helicase-associated domain-containing protein, whose translation is MASTLDLAGLLRSLSRDDLAVRVGERVVSRPAQVRDAFDLAEALLEPASVREALSRLDRVGLLLVQAAREPGDAAALLERAAPAFSVGAEQATAALERAAERLVLRLDPATGEASTFDAVGAVLDDDPALSLATLAGVLPPAVLEAVAPIGHGSQEQRGTERLYALVVEMAEIVRALEASPARELAKGGLALPESRRLAEAARIDVDDVMVLLGAAQNAGLARQGRDGWEPGPSADDWLALSWADRWSSIVDAWLASVRPEVRTVLDERAETSWREPLRAFTDWFFPAGSAWVPERLAVFAHTADLFGLTVEGRPTGVAAALLRGGREAARDLVAELMPSPITTVYLQHDLTAVAPGPLAPALDARLRSIADVESAGLAATYRISEAKLQSALIEGETAESLRDFLTGLSSTGIPQPVDYLLRETAQRHGRYRVAPFAPGSSPRTGDDEAVRFGAVSRLRADDPAYLDMVEVDQSLGPLGLRRLGPTTMVSRFDPETVYWALSEARYPIVVEGADGSPLRPPARRVPRRSAQPSTAPDARADMLDRVAEASGAGSDDTDRAWIARQLDAAVKARLTVVVTVAMPDGTTTELQMEPTGVGGGRVRGRDRKSDIERTLPLSSIVAVETPPR
- a CDS encoding DNA repair helicase XPB, with protein sequence MNGPLIVQSDRTVLLEVAHPDAEDARHDLSVFAELERAPEHVHTYRITRLGLWNARAAGHSADDMLATLEKYSKFPVPQSVSVDIAETVGRYGRISIERDGDQLLLRGADSAVLREVTRAKKVGELLGVKLRDDLWELQPWARGEVKQQLIKLGWPAEDHAGYTPGTPHEIDLDTAEWHLRDYQRKAVDNFFEGGSGVVVLPCGAGKTLVGAGAMAQAKTNTLILVTNTVSARQWRDELLRRTTLTEDEIGEYSGQVKEIKPVTIATYQILTARRAGKYTHLSLLDALDWGLVVYDEVHLLPAPVFKLTAELQARRRLGLTATLVREDGREGDVFSLIGPKRFDAPWKEIEAQGFISPASCFEVRVDLPQEERLEYAASPDDERYRLAATAPIKLNVVRELVAKHEGEQILVIGQYLDQIDELADALKAPKLTGATPVDERERLYQAFRDGEVKVLVVSKVANFSVDLPEATVAIQVSGSYGSRQEEAQRLGRLLRPKKSGIPASFYTLVTRDTVDQDFAQNRQRFLAEQGYSYTILDSDALAA